A genome region from Coprococcus phoceensis includes the following:
- the mgtE gene encoding magnesium transporter, translating to MNRTTFIELLEKRDFKTLKNTLEIMNAVDIALLLSNLEDKERAFAFRLIPKDKAADVFSNMSNPIQSYLVKIFTEKELRELLDNLYMDDTVDLLEELPANLVTRILHTVSSDKRDLINQLLKFPENSAGSIMTTEYVSLKKTMTIKETMKHIKEVGIHKETIYTCYVLENRRLIGIVSAKDLMTLDDNTFIQDIMETEIISVGTHTDQEETARLFSKYDLLALPVVDLDNRMVGIITVDDAMDVMVDEATEDISIMGAVNPSEKTYFETSVFSHAKNRFLWLLILMLSSTITGTIITQYENAFAAIPLLVSFIPMLMDTGGNCGSQSSTLIIRGLALDEIRFKDIFRVIFKEFRVALLVSLGLALANGLRIFIMYKDLKLAVVIGLSLICTVILSKIIGCILPLFAKKINLDPAIMAAPLITTLVDTCSIIIYFTIATHIFQL from the coding sequence ATGAACAGAACAACTTTTATCGAACTGTTAGAGAAAAGAGATTTCAAAACGCTCAAAAACACGTTGGAGATAATGAATGCAGTAGACATTGCCCTGCTGCTTTCTAACTTAGAAGACAAGGAGAGAGCCTTTGCGTTTCGTCTGATTCCCAAGGACAAAGCTGCAGATGTATTCTCCAATATGAGTAATCCCATTCAGTCTTACCTTGTAAAAATTTTTACCGAAAAAGAACTTCGTGAACTGCTGGATAATTTATATATGGATGACACGGTAGATTTATTAGAGGAACTTCCGGCAAATCTTGTAACCAGGATTTTGCATACTGTCAGTTCCGATAAACGAGATCTGATCAATCAACTTTTGAAATTCCCTGAAAACAGCGCGGGAAGTATCATGACAACCGAATATGTATCTTTAAAGAAGACTATGACAATCAAAGAGACTATGAAACATATCAAAGAAGTCGGAATACACAAAGAGACCATTTATACGTGCTATGTGTTGGAAAACCGTCGTTTGATTGGAATTGTCTCTGCCAAAGACCTGATGACTTTAGACGACAATACATTTATCCAGGATATTATGGAGACTGAGATCATCTCTGTAGGCACACATACCGATCAGGAAGAGACAGCCAGACTGTTTTCCAAATACGATCTGCTCGCACTTCCTGTTGTAGACCTCGATAACCGAATGGTGGGAATCATCACTGTGGACGATGCTATGGACGTTATGGTGGATGAGGCAACTGAAGATATCTCTATCATGGGGGCTGTAAATCCAAGTGAAAAAACTTATTTTGAGACTTCAGTCTTTTCACATGCAAAAAACCGTTTTTTATGGCTTTTGATTTTAATGCTGTCGTCAACCATTACCGGAACAATTATAACACAATATGAAAATGCATTTGCTGCTATCCCTCTGCTTGTCTCCTTCATCCCAATGCTGATGGATACCGGCGGAAACTGTGGTTCTCAGAGCTCCACTTTAATCATACGCGGACTTGCATTGGACGAGATCCGTTTCAAAGATATTTTCAGAGTCATATTCAAAGAATTCCGTGTGGCACTGCTTGTAAGTCTTGGACTTGCACTCGCAAACGGACTGCGAATTTTTATCATGTACAAAGATTTGAAGCTTGCTGTCGTGATTGGTCTTTCCCTAATTTGCACTGTCATTTTATCAAAGATCATCGGCTGTATTCTGCCACTGTTTGCGAAAAAAATCAATTTAGATCCTGCAATCATGGCAGCTCCGCTTATCACAACACTCGTGGATACCTGCTCCATCATCATCTATTTTACGATTGCCACGCACATCTTTCAGCTTTAG
- a CDS encoding class I SAM-dependent DNA methyltransferase — translation MEAYTSFAAVYDTFMDNIPYEEWEKYLKSLLYEYGVREGLVLELGCGTGNMTEILAQSGYDMIGVDNAEEMLEIAIEKRMKSGLDILYLQQDMREFELYGTVKAIVSVCDSVNYILEEEELEEVFRLVNNYLDPGGVFIFDFNTVYKYREILGDQTIAENREECSFIWDNYYYEEERINEYELSLFIREGDSELYRKYQETHFQKAYDLETMKRLITQSGLEYITAYDAFTKEAPTRVSERIYVIARERGK, via the coding sequence GTGGAGGCGTATACAAGTTTTGCGGCTGTCTACGATACTTTTATGGATAATATTCCATATGAAGAGTGGGAAAAATATTTGAAAAGTCTGTTATACGAATACGGTGTGCGTGAGGGACTTGTATTAGAACTTGGCTGTGGAACCGGGAATATGACAGAGATTCTGGCACAATCCGGCTACGATATGATCGGGGTGGACAATGCAGAAGAGATGCTTGAGATTGCGATAGAAAAAAGGATGAAATCTGGGCTTGATATTTTATATCTTCAGCAGGATATGCGAGAATTTGAACTGTATGGAACAGTGAAAGCAATTGTCAGTGTCTGTGATTCTGTCAATTATATATTAGAGGAAGAAGAGCTGGAGGAGGTATTTCGGCTCGTTAATAATTATCTTGATCCTGGCGGAGTGTTTATCTTTGATTTCAACACGGTTTATAAATACAGGGAAATATTAGGTGATCAGACGATTGCAGAGAACCGTGAGGAATGCAGTTTTATCTGGGATAATTATTATTACGAAGAGGAAAGAATAAATGAATATGAACTCAGTCTGTTTATTCGGGAAGGAGATTCTGAGTTATATCGCAAATACCAAGAGACACATTTTCAAAAGGCGTATGACCTGGAGACAATGAAAAGGCTGATTACACAGTCTGGATTAGAATATATTACAGCATATGATGCGTTTACAAAAGAAGCGCCGACAAGAGTGAGTGAACGAATCTATGTGATTGCAAGAGAAAGAGGGAAATAA
- the hslO gene encoding Hsp33 family molecular chaperone HslO yields the protein MKDYIVRATAANNQIRAFAATTRDVVETARQAHNTSPVATAALGRLLTGGAMMGTMMKNEKDLLTIQIKCEGPIKGLTVTADVNGNVKGYVENPDVMLPPSKAGKLDVAAALDLGVLSVIKDMGLKEPYVGQTILQTSEIAEDLTYYFATSEQVPSSVGLGVLMEKDNTVKQAGGFIIQVMPFVEDAVLDKLEENIKKIDSVTAMLDKGYTPEQILETVLEGMDVEFTDTVPTRFYCNCTKERVEKAIVSIGKKDIQEMIDDGKEIEVNCHFCNTNYKFTVDELKEIIKRSR from the coding sequence ATGAAAGATTATATTGTAAGAGCAACAGCGGCAAATAACCAGATCAGAGCGTTTGCTGCGACAACAAGAGATGTTGTGGAGACTGCAAGACAGGCCCACAATACAAGCCCGGTTGCAACGGCGGCACTCGGACGACTGTTGACCGGGGGAGCCATGATGGGAACCATGATGAAAAACGAAAAGGATCTGCTGACGATCCAGATTAAATGTGAAGGACCGATCAAAGGTCTTACTGTGACTGCCGATGTAAATGGAAATGTAAAAGGCTATGTGGAGAATCCGGATGTAATGCTTCCGCCAAGCAAAGCCGGAAAGCTTGATGTGGCGGCAGCGCTTGATCTGGGAGTTTTGAGTGTCATCAAAGATATGGGATTGAAAGAGCCATATGTAGGGCAGACAATTCTGCAGACGAGTGAGATTGCGGAGGATTTGACTTATTACTTTGCGACATCAGAGCAGGTTCCGTCGTCTGTTGGACTTGGTGTACTGATGGAAAAAGATAATACTGTCAAACAGGCAGGTGGTTTTATCATTCAGGTCATGCCTTTTGTCGAAGATGCGGTGCTTGATAAATTGGAAGAAAATATTAAAAAAATTGATTCTGTGACAGCAATGCTGGATAAAGGTTACACACCGGAACAGATTTTAGAGACGGTTCTTGAGGGGATGGATGTAGAATTTACAGATACGGTTCCAACTAGATTTTACTGTAACTGTACAAAAGAAAGAGTAGAAAAAGCGATTGTGAGTATCGGGAAAAAAGATATTCAGGAGATGATCGATGACGGAAAAGAGATTGAAGTCAACTGCCATTTCTGCAATACGAATTATAAATTTACAGTAGATGAACTGAAAGAGATTATAAAAAGAAGCAGGTAA